Sequence from the Tripterygium wilfordii isolate XIE 37 chromosome 10, ASM1340144v1, whole genome shotgun sequence genome:
AATTGTTTTttcctctttatttatttattctattttcTCACCAATACCAGATCTATTGTTTAATGTTTCAAGCCCAAAATTTCTACCTTTTCAAAGTCCTGATCATCCCACAACTTTTAATTGAAAGCTAGTGACCAAAATTCccaattttcatattttctgtTCATTGGTACTGTTCACGGCCAAGAAAAGAGTACAGCTTGTTGTCCTATGGAATGTGGATCACATGAGAAACAGCTCCATGGAATCTGTATTTGTTATAATATTGTGAGGCATGTTGGATTATGTAGGGGAAATCGTAACAGCATCATTTTTATAGAAGCCACTTCTACTTGGACATGCTTTCAAGCTGTCTGCAAATGTACATTGTACATGTATTTATTCATTTCTATTTTGTCAAAGTAAATTTGTTGATCCTTGATTGCAGAAAGTATGGTTAGTGGCGAAGCACAGGATTGGGATGCATTTGAGAGTCGTCGCTCTAGTGAGCGAATGTCTTCAGATGTAAGTATGTCCGATATTTTCTTTCTGCTGTTGTCATTATTAATTTCTGTACTACGCAGCTTATGTACATACGAATTATGGAATTTATATTCTAAATGGAtcattttatttgaaaatttttaagtggggtggttttatgtttttagtgaaattcttgaacttctaTTAAACCAGTTCCTTTTTTAGCTAAATCTCAAAAGTGCACTGTTGTTATTGTATGTTTTGTATGGGCACTGCCTTTTGTGGGTCTATGAGCAATAGTGTATTATAAGATTATCATATAAATTTGAAATGATGACATAAAAGTCTAGAAGTTGATGAAGAAAACATTGTCAAATTCAGTTAAGCTTTGAATAGAAGTAGGAAAAAGGTAAGCAACTCTCGTGCACGAGCTCTCGCAGGGGGTGAGGTCGGGACAGACAAGACCGTACGTAGACATTCCTCCCACATAATGTGTGGAAAGCTGCCTTTGATGCTTCATTCATGCACTCATTTGTATTGAATTCTGGGGCATTCGAAATTGATTGCAAACTTAATTTTCaatattcttttgtttttaaggTTCCAACTCCTTCATCTAGGAGTTCCAGGAGCACTTCGTCTAGGAGTCCTAGTTATGAGAGAGATGATCGAGGTGGTGAGAGAATATACTATAAGGATGATACTAGAAGTGAAAGAAGATCAGGGAGGTGGCGTGACAATGACCGAACTGATGATTATAATGGAAGGGCAAAATATAGCCGATATGGCCAAGAGTATGGTGGAGATTATCGAAGCAAACAAGCTAGATATGAAGGTGCAAGAAGAACACCTGGTATTAtgatatttttctcattttcgtTATGTTTGGTTTTACTTGTTTACAGTCTATCCTTTAACTATTTTAAGTTACAATAGAGTTTTGTTCTGGTTTCATAAAAGGTTCTCTCCAATGCATGTTTAGAAGCTCCctctcacacacacatgcatatgCTTTTTAAAGAGGAATATAATGATTAGATTAAGAGGCACCATAATTTGGTGGCATAATGGTTACTGCCAAATTTTTAACCTAAAACTGGAAGGTAAATCAAAGTTTTTAGAAATTAACATAGGTTGTCTTCCTACTGGAACCATAAGCTAGGGGTGTTGAGCAACTTTGTAAGACTTCTGGTAGGAGATTCAAAACCTTCAAAAGTGTCTGAAGGCTCATTCCTTTAAGCCTCATAGTCCAATGCATTTGCATATGGTTACATCTTTATTTCTGCACTCATCTAAGCGTATATGTCACTTGGAAAGAGAGGAGAACACATTCCACGGAAACTTGTGTCATAGTTCTTATAAGTTTGAACTTTTGTGTCTCTCCACAATGCGGGAGTAAGGCTATCTGCATCTGCCTTTCCCTGCACCTGCCTCCGCAGCGGGAGCGTTGTGCACATCATGTTGTCTTCTTTTATTGGGCTGTTGCTCATTCTAGAATCAAATGTGGATCTTGCAGGCAGATCTGATTGGGATGATGGAAGATATGAGTGGGAAGATACACCACAGCGGGATGGTCTTTCCAGTACTAGTAGGCGCCATCAACCATCACCGTCGCCGATGTTTCTTGGGGCTTCTCCTGATGCACGATTAGTTTCTCCATGGTTGGACAACAATACTCCTCGATCTACTGGtatttattagaattttttttgaagctttttgatttacatgtttttttatattaaaactGTCCGGTGTTCATTACTTGTGTTGATTATGGGCTTGTTTTATACGGGCAGTTACTGCTTCTCCCTGGGATCGTGTTTCTCCTTCTCCAGTCCCAATACGTGCTTCTGGGTCCTCTGTTAGGTCTGCAAGTTCTAGACATGGTGGAAGGTCCCATCAACTTACGTTCCCGActagaaattccaaatcatatCTGGTAGTGAGTAAATTGTTCAGCTCTAGCTTGCCTCTCTACTTTTTAATTTGAAATAGAATTTGTGCAGTTCCatgtgctttttacgttttattttattttatttcaagcaaTATTACAAATCTTTCTTCAATGTGTGATCGATTTTAATCAGATGCTAAAATTCTCTAATCTATGTGAATTTGTTAATTCTTCTGCACAGGATGGAGAAGCGGATAAGACCGATTCATCTGAAGAACACCATGATGAAATATCTGAAAGCATGCGTCTGGAGATGGAATACAATTCTGACCGAGCATGGTAATTTGGTCTTATTTTATCTGcgtttataaattaaatattagtTATCTTTTTGGTTGTTGATGGTTCAAATTTAATGTTGTTTATACGATGAGCCTTTCATGTATGATGAATATGTTGTCTGGAAGAGAAATCCTTGACAGCTTTAGTTTTGAATGTTGCTTAATTGCAATGATTGTGCTCCACCCTCCATCTGTTTCTTGCTCACTTATACAAAGTCTTTCTGAAGCATTGTCTAGCATACTTTTAAATGACATAATTCGTATGGTCCCATTGCGTTTCTTTGTCATGAAATTTATAAAAGCCCTCTCGTTGAACCCTTACAAATTTTGTTAAATAGGTATGACAGAGAAGAAGGGAACACATTGACCGATGGAGATAGTTCGTCATATTTTCTTGGGGATGAGGGTTCATTCCAAAAAAAGGAGGCAGAGTTGGCCAAAAGACTGGTAAGTGTACAATGCCTTGAAAGTTGGTTTTACTTTCTGGCGCTCAAGTGTAACCATCCATTGTTAAATGTAATGAACACAGTGGGTGCACAAGTTTTTCCTCTTAATTATTTAATGATGTTGTTCTTTCCAACATTAGTGATTAATATTACCATAATATAAGTTATTGGATCGATTAAATAACCGATTTCAGGTTCAAACATGGGATTTGGGGTTTTACCGTGTATTTGGAAGTCAAGAaatcttttttgtttaataaaGTGATGTAGTGCTGCTGTTAAGGGTTAATTGATAATTCAAAGTTCAATGTAAGGCCTCAAATAGTTGCAAGTATGAGATGACTTACGAATAAAAAGCTTATTGATGCAAATGACAGTTATTGGAATGATTTATATCAGAATTTTGAGGTTTTTACTAAATATAGCAACTTACTGCCGGATGGAATTTGAATCTTGAATAAGAAGCAAACAGAATCAATAAGTAACTCTGGTTGCTGGTAGAATTATCTTATGATACCGTCTTGTATTATTCGGTTAAAATGGTGTGGAGCTCGACTTATTTTGTACGTTGATAAATGCCTATGAGAACTTCAGACATTCACCTTACATTAAGCGTGTTGCTGTGCAAGTGGTTGTCTGCTCTTTAGCTGAACTAAGTCAATTTTTCTCTATATCTCATAGTTAAACATCTCTATGGGGACGTTTTCCAATTGGGCTCACtcttttctaaaaaatattgcCCCACTATGCACAGGTTCGGAGAGATGGAACTAGGATGACACTTGCTCAAAGCAAGAAGTTGTCGCAACGTACAGCCGATAATGCTCAATGGGAAGATCGGCAACTTCTGAGGTCTGGAGCTGTGAGAGGTACTGAGGTGCAGACAGAgtttgatgatgaggaagagCGTAAGGTTATTCTTCTTGTACATGGTAAGAAGTTTTTTTTGTAAACCTTCTCATTGATGGGTTAATTTATCCATGCATGATCTATTTCCTCTAACTAAAATTGTAATCATATGTTCCCCCTTTGTGACAGATACAAAACCCCCTTTCCTGGATGGGAAAGTTGTTTTCACTAAACAAAAAGACCCGATAATGCCCATAAAAGATCCCACATCAGATATGGCTATAATTTCACGTAAGGGATCTTCCTTGGTTAGGGAAATTCGTGAAAAGCAAAGCATGAATAAGTCACGACAACGTTTTTGGGAACTTGCGGGTTCAAAACTTGGTGATATCCTTGGTGTTGAGAAGACAGCGGAACAGGTACAATACTTCAAATATGAACAAAGGCACAATTTTTTGGCTTCTCGTCTAAGATTGGATGCTGACGTGTGTTTTTGTCATTCTGTTTCAATGCTAGATTGATGCTGATACTGCCAAAGTCGGCGAAGATGGTGAGGTTGATTTTAAGGAAGATGCAAAATTTGCGCAGCATCTGAAGCAGGGGGAGGCTGTGAGTGACTTTGCAAAGTCAAAGTCTATGGCAGAGCAACGACAATATCTGCCTATATTTTCTGTGCGGGATGAATTGTTGCAGGTATAAGTCTTACCTTTGGTTGAGTTGGCTTACTTCTGGACCCATCACTCAGTAGTAGACCCTGTCTTAGCCATTTGAAAGATATTTTGGACACATTTTTTTTGCATGGTCAAAATTTATGGCAATTCCGATTGTGAAACCTTTTGGATAATGTAAGTAAGATGATATGTAAGCAGAAGGATATTCCCACCCAACAGTGACTTAGATTTGAATGCAAGAGGTTGAGGGCCTGAGTGCAAGTTTTGATCATTGTATCTAATAGTTTCTCTCTTTGTCAGTATTCAGTACCTTTGCCACACACTTTTGTTCCCATATGCGAAGTCTCAATTTTTTTCCCATGTTATTTGTCTGATACTATTTTAGTTGTTGCATTTGACAGGTTGTTCGTGAAAACCAGGTGGTAGTTGTTGTTGGAGAAACTGGGTCTGGAAAGACAACTCAATTGACACAGGTAGAATTAGTTGTTACAAAATCATTTATGGTTTAGAAATATATGTACCTTATTGAATATTTATGATGACTTGTGGATGCAGTACCTTCATGAAGACGGTTACACTATCAATGGCATAGTCGGATGCACCCAACCAAGACGAGTGGCTGCCATGAGTGTTGCAAAGAGAGTGAGTGAAGAGATGGAAACTGAGCTCGGGGATAAAATTGGTTATGCCATTCGGTTTGAGGATGTGACTGGGCCAAACACCATAATTAAGGTCTGTATAGCATTTTGCTTCATCTAATGATGGTTTGATGTTACTGAATCTGCTGATGTTATATGGTTTTATCATACATGGAGGTTCCTTGATGGTATGAACTTCTTGTCATAAAGGTTAATGGATGGATGCCTGAGTTTTATCATCCTATTAAACATGAATACACAAATGATTAAACATTTTCACAAATTGTGCATTTGTGTATTCATGTTTCACTTTTTGTCTTTAGTTTTGTTCTGCTTTGTGAAaatcattaaaataaaaaaatatccgCCATGCAGTACATGACTGATGGGGTTCTTCTGCGTGAAACATTGAAAGATCCTGATCTTGACAAATACCGGTATGTTAAGTTGTAACTCTTACTCAATCACGCGTTTCGTAATTTTTTTGCTTCTGGTTGTTCTTACAAGTAACATGTTCTAAgagcctctctttttttcccggATTTTTCGTAGATGAATTGTTTATTAATTGAAATTGTGATTCTTGCAGTGTCGTCGTCATGGATGAAGCACATGAGAGATCACTAAACACAGATGTGCTGTTTGGGATACTTAAAAAAGTGGTGGTGCAGCGTCGTGACTTTAAGCTCATTGTGACATCCGCAACCCTTAATGCTCAGAAATTTTCAGATTTCTTTGGAAGGTAACTTCTCGGCAATAGACGTCATTTCAAGCtcttaacattaattttatttaatttttgtatttattgcAGAATGCcaataacattaattttatttaatttgcaGTGTGCCAATTTTTCCGATCCCTGGGAGAACGTTTCCTGTAAATACTCTGTATAGTAAAACTCCCTGCGAAGATTATGTTGAAGCTGCTGTGAAGCAAGCTATGACCATTCACATAACTAGCCCTCCAGGTGATATTCTGATATTCATGACTGGCCAAGATGAGATTGAGGCAGCTTGTTATGCCCTTGCGGAACGTATCGAACAACTTACTTCCTCGAGCACGAGAGAGGTCCCTAAACTATTGATACTTCCCATATACTCTCAGTTGCCAGCTGATTTGCAAGCAAAGATATTCCAGAAAGCGGAAGACGGGGCTCGGAAATGCATTGTTGCTACGAATATCGCCGAGACATCGTTGACTGTTGAcggaattttttttgtcattgacACGGGATATGGTAAAATGAAAGTCTACAACCCTAGGATGGGTATGGATGCCCTTCAAGTTTTTCCTATCAGCCAAGCTGCTGCTCAACAGCGTTCTGGACGTGCTGGTAGAACTGGCCCTGGCACATGTTATCGACTTTACACAGAGAGTGCTTTTATGAATGAAATGCTGCCTAGTCCAGTGCCAGAAATTCAGAGGACGAATCTTGGGAATGTGGTTTTGttgctcaagtctcttaaaATCGAGAACCTGTTGGATTTTGATTTCATGGATCCGCCTCCACAAGATAAcattctcaattctatgtacCAGTTGTGGGTACTGGGTGCACTTGACAATGTTGGAGCCTTAACTGAGCTCGGGTGGAAGATGGTGGAGTTTCCGCTGGACCCTCCCCTTGCCAAGATGCTTTTGATGGGAGAAAAGCTAAGATGTTTAGATGAGGTTCTGACAATAGTGTCAATGCTCTCAGTGCCTTCAGTGTTCTTTCGGCCTAAAGACAGGGAAGAGGAGAGCGATGCTGCTAGGGAGAAGTTTTTTGTCCCAGAGTCCGATCACTTAACACTACTTAATGTTTATCAGCAATGGAAAGACCACCAGTATCGCGGAGACTGGTGTAATGATCATTATTTGCATGTAAAAGGATTACGGAAGGCTAGAGAGGTGAGATCACAGTTATTGGATATTCTGAAGACCCTAAAGATCGATGTAACAA
This genomic interval carries:
- the LOC120007491 gene encoding pre-mRNA-splicing factor ATP-dependent RNA helicase DEAH7 isoform X1; the encoded protein is MEKHGDATPIDLDAGMVMLEPDKTDGGGLYVPGKERIQFRAPERKSHLGLDVLANEKRGGFKVPKERVTSVVSSINEEEKFESSSIEEDGSNVVATTRSHVHRRYREVDSSERTLEESMVSGEAQDWDAFESRRSSERMSSDVPTPSSRSSRSTSSRSPSYERDDRGGERIYYKDDTRSERRSGRWRDNDRTDDYNGRAKYSRYGQEYGGDYRSKQARYEGARRTPGRSDWDDGRYEWEDTPQRDGLSSTSRRHQPSPSPMFLGASPDARLVSPWLDNNTPRSTVTASPWDRVSPSPVPIRASGSSVRSASSRHGGRSHQLTFPTRNSKSYLVDGEADKTDSSEEHHDEISESMRLEMEYNSDRAWYDREEGNTLTDGDSSSYFLGDEGSFQKKEAELAKRLVRRDGTRMTLAQSKKLSQRTADNAQWEDRQLLRSGAVRGTEVQTEFDDEEERKVILLVHDTKPPFLDGKVVFTKQKDPIMPIKDPTSDMAIISRKGSSLVREIREKQSMNKSRQRFWELAGSKLGDILGVEKTAEQIDADTAKVGEDGEVDFKEDAKFAQHLKQGEAVSDFAKSKSMAEQRQYLPIFSVRDELLQVVRENQVVVVVGETGSGKTTQLTQYLHEDGYTINGIVGCTQPRRVAAMSVAKRVSEEMETELGDKIGYAIRFEDVTGPNTIIKYMTDGVLLRETLKDPDLDKYRVVVMDEAHERSLNTDVLFGILKKVVVQRRDFKLIVTSATLNAQKFSDFFGSVPIFPIPGRTFPVNTLYSKTPCEDYVEAAVKQAMTIHITSPPGDILIFMTGQDEIEAACYALAERIEQLTSSSTREVPKLLILPIYSQLPADLQAKIFQKAEDGARKCIVATNIAETSLTVDGIFFVIDTGYGKMKVYNPRMGMDALQVFPISQAAAQQRSGRAGRTGPGTCYRLYTESAFMNEMLPSPVPEIQRTNLGNVVLLLKSLKIENLLDFDFMDPPPQDNILNSMYQLWVLGALDNVGALTELGWKMVEFPLDPPLAKMLLMGEKLRCLDEVLTIVSMLSVPSVFFRPKDREEESDAAREKFFVPESDHLTLLNVYQQWKDHQYRGDWCNDHYLHVKGLRKAREVRSQLLDILKTLKIDVTTSGHDWDTVRQAICSAYFHNAARLKGVGEYVNCRNAMPCHLHPSSALYGMGVTPEYVVYHELVLTSKEYMQCCTTVEPQWLAELGPMFFSVKDSETSLLEHKKKQKEEKTAMEKEMEILREVEAETEKRRKERDRKKRAENQQQISMPGLRKGSTYLREKPKKLGL
- the LOC120007491 gene encoding pre-mRNA-splicing factor ATP-dependent RNA helicase DEAH7 isoform X2; protein product: MEKHGDATPIDLDAGMVMLEPDKTDGGGLYVPGKERIQFRAPERKSHLGLDVLANEKRGGFKVPKERVTSVVSSINEEEKFESSSIEEDGSNVVATTRSHVHRRYREVDSSERTLEESMVSGEAQDWDAFESRRSSERMSSDVPTPSSRSSRSTSSRSPSYERDDRGGERIYYKDDTRSERRSGRWRDNDRTDDYNGRAKYSRYGQEYGGDYRSKQARYEGARRTPGRSDWDDGRYEWEDTPQRDGLSSTSRRHQPSPSPMFLGASPDARLVSPWLDNNTPRSTVTASPWDRVSPSPVPIRASGSSVRSASSRHGGRSHQLTFPTRNSKSYLDGEADKTDSSEEHHDEISESMRLEMEYNSDRAWYDREEGNTLTDGDSSSYFLGDEGSFQKKEAELAKRLVRRDGTRMTLAQSKKLSQRTADNAQWEDRQLLRSGAVRGTEVQTEFDDEEERKVILLVHDTKPPFLDGKVVFTKQKDPIMPIKDPTSDMAIISRKGSSLVREIREKQSMNKSRQRFWELAGSKLGDILGVEKTAEQIDADTAKVGEDGEVDFKEDAKFAQHLKQGEAVSDFAKSKSMAEQRQYLPIFSVRDELLQVVRENQVVVVVGETGSGKTTQLTQYLHEDGYTINGIVGCTQPRRVAAMSVAKRVSEEMETELGDKIGYAIRFEDVTGPNTIIKYMTDGVLLRETLKDPDLDKYRVVVMDEAHERSLNTDVLFGILKKVVVQRRDFKLIVTSATLNAQKFSDFFGSVPIFPIPGRTFPVNTLYSKTPCEDYVEAAVKQAMTIHITSPPGDILIFMTGQDEIEAACYALAERIEQLTSSSTREVPKLLILPIYSQLPADLQAKIFQKAEDGARKCIVATNIAETSLTVDGIFFVIDTGYGKMKVYNPRMGMDALQVFPISQAAAQQRSGRAGRTGPGTCYRLYTESAFMNEMLPSPVPEIQRTNLGNVVLLLKSLKIENLLDFDFMDPPPQDNILNSMYQLWVLGALDNVGALTELGWKMVEFPLDPPLAKMLLMGEKLRCLDEVLTIVSMLSVPSVFFRPKDREEESDAAREKFFVPESDHLTLLNVYQQWKDHQYRGDWCNDHYLHVKGLRKAREVRSQLLDILKTLKIDVTTSGHDWDTVRQAICSAYFHNAARLKGVGEYVNCRNAMPCHLHPSSALYGMGVTPEYVVYHELVLTSKEYMQCCTTVEPQWLAELGPMFFSVKDSETSLLEHKKKQKEEKTAMEKEMEILREVEAETEKRRKERDRKKRAENQQQISMPGLRKGSTYLREKPKKLGL